One stretch of Kluyveromyces marxianus DMKU3-1042 DNA, complete genome, chromosome 8 DNA includes these proteins:
- the PRX1 gene encoding thioredoxin peroxidase PRX1 has protein sequence MLFQRTLLQSKNVMLRQQPLRTSVRFIRTFKQEEQPRLRINSLAPNFTAETTVGKVNFHEYIGNSWAVLFSHPADFTPVCTTELGAFAKLKPEFDKRNVKLIGLSAEGVESHQKWIKDIEEISELDKFTFPIIGDVDREVAFLYDMVDEEGFKNLNNGIVATIRSVYIIDPSKKIRLIITYPASVGRNSSEVLRVIDALQKGDSKGVVTPIDWQPGQDVIIPPTVSDADASKKFGDFTTVKPYLRFTKA, from the coding sequence ATGCTTTTCCAACGTACCCTTTTACAGTCTAAGAACGTTATGTTGCGTCAGCAACCATTGAGAACCTCTGTGAGATTCATCAGAACCTTCAAGCAAGAGGAACAACCAAGATTGAGAATCAATTCCTTGGCTCCAAACTTCACTGCTGAGACCACTGTCGGTAAGGTGAACTTCCATGAGTACATTGGCAACTCTTGGGCTGTGTTGTTTTCCCATCCAGCCGACTTCACTCCAGTGTGCACCACCGAATTAGGTGCGTTTGCGAAATTGAAGCCTGAATTTGACAAGAGAAACGTCAAGCTCATCGGTTTGTCCGCTGAAGGTGTCGAATCTCACCAGAAATGGATCAAGGACATCGAAGAAATCTCCGAATTGGACAAGTTCACCTTCCCAATCATTGGTGATGTCGACAGAGAAGTCGCTTTCTTGTACGATATGGTCGACGAAGAAGgtttcaagaacttgaacaaTGGTATTGTCGCCACCATCAGATCCGTCTACATCATTGACCCTTCCAAGAAGATCAGACTCATCATCACCTACCCAGCTTCTGTCGGTAGAAACTCCTCCGAAGTCTTAAGAGTCATCGATGCCTTACAAAAGGGTGATTCTAAGGGCGTTGTCACTCCTATCGACTGGCAACCAGGTCAAGACGTCATCATTCCACCTACCGTCTCTGATGCCGATGCCTCCAAGAAATTCGGTGATTTCACCACCGTCAAGCCATACCTAAGATTCACAAAGGCTTGA
- the SEF1 gene encoding Sef1p, producing the protein MSESKRSASFPNGDSIVPKKKQHQVKVEDSDVDVVVMAKDRSPEAVQLKRSVSEKHDQTQPHEHSDRGRYRTSNGIKNGNEDGHGHGHGHGQSHSMSRSSSSNAAANKGNKPGVNAGHRPVTSCTHCRQHKIKCNASERFPSPCSRCERMGLHCEIDPDFRPKKGSQLQSLRNDVDELKVKIEYLTRNESLIAKALRQSNMGQNLLQAIKSVDFSYRVAGPTQGQASKNKISVQTYLTNEPHLLQDSQPTTTNPTTSTNSKAVTPSGSDQSPGSTNGSAIHNNGKPQLLNDSVPTNNTKDRLPPVLQIALKRLSQQNSQSPQTGSPSAASHSSPTELPSDKQHIVATTNAMPLLPSPHANIDEFVLGDVRISIEKADELHKIFVTRLLPYFPIMQSNSATELYSQSQLLFWTVILTASLSDPEPTMYNKLSSLIKQLAIETCWIRTPRSTHISQALLILCNWPLPNQKVLDDCSYRFVGLAKSLSFQLGLHRGKFMTEFTRTQTSMPDAEKWRTRTWLGIFFAEQLWASILGLPPTSQTDYLIEKARLGDDEDLPPRLRKLICLANFQGKLCNVMGSSVISPDGLMDARERAGSLAILERELERLDVKLKFEEDAAVEIYFLYVKLMICCFAFLPETPTEDQTKYVTEAYLCATKIITLLTKLLETQQLIELPIYIRHSATYAALVLFKLYLTPLLLDKYVDSARQSVVTVHRLFRNQLTAWATSVENDISRTANVLEKLNFVLVTHPEVFIEEDGIISRMRSHLTGTLFYDLVWCVHEARRRQMDPNYDAESVRRNKEKYFKNRRKLYPLPFYNQISKEDFETITQTTPGGTTVTTLVPTKNAIKQAKQLAKSQGDQNGPVTHINGIPLSMLDETGSVNIEGLFANVNLDLSRNNQNGAAGAGAGSGPLDIGARHNPATGMASGPTNQEKSNSGSQLPAVYAGDIQKSTVASAAGNSTVQLADGKPTSTVPATLASSDPRSLNHMKPSSSIMSADPNSLFSMNNSLQANIQLNKTLSNDSNSGINNNTNIPNANANTSVINADSTTNNENTNININSADGNTNGNLGLSRPSDAAYPNMNVFYNPGVSANNNVNPNIYSPSMGGQAQNVAGTLPSQQITSMPNANVTSELDDFFLRQSAGWIEGNSSNDDFLGWFDINMAPEF; encoded by the coding sequence ATGTCCGAATCTAAAAGAAGTGCGTCATTTCCAAATGGCGACTCTATTgtaccaaagaagaagcagcacCAGGTGAAGGTCGAGGACTCTGACGTTGATGTTGTGGTGATGGCTAAAGACCGCTCTCCTGAAGCAGTGCAACTAAAACGTAGCGTCAGCGAAAAACACGATCAAACGCAGCCCCATGAACATTCTGATCGCGGTCGATATAGAACCAGCAATGGAATAAAGAACGGAAACGAGGATGGACATGGTCATGGTCATGGCCATGGTCAGAGTCACAGCATGAGCCgtagcagtagcagtaaTGCAGCTGCGAACAAGGGCAATAAGCCTGGCGTAAATGCTGGTCACCGACCTGTTACGTCATGTACCCACTGTAGGCAGCATAAGATAAAATGTAACGCTTCGGAGAGATTTCCATCGCCTTGTTCGAGATGTGAGCGTATGGGACTTCACTGTGAGATTGATCCAGACTTTCGACCTAAGAAAGGCTCGCAGTTGCAGAGTTTACGTAATGATGTCGATGAACTAAAGGTTAAGATAGAGTACCTAACAAGAAACGAGAGTCTTATTGCCAAGGCGTTACGCCAAAGTAATATGGGACAAAATTTACTCCAGGCTATAAAATCGGTGGACTTTTCATATCGGGTTGCGGGGCCTACTCAAGGACAGGCTtcgaaaaacaaaatatcgGTTCAAACATACCTAACTAACGAACCTCACTTGTTGCAGGACTCACAGCCAACCACTACGAACCCAACAACATCCACGAATTCGAAGGCAGTAACACCTTCCGGGTCTGATCAGTCGCCTGGTAGTACCAACGGTAGTGCCATTCATAATAATGGTAAGCCACAGTTACTAAATGATTCAGTCCCTACTAATAACACGAAAGATCGCTTGCCTCCTGTTTTGCAGATTGCATTGAAACGCTTAAGCCAACAAAATTCTCAGTCCCCACAAACTGGAAGTCCTTCTGCAGCATCGCATTCGTCACCCACTGAACTACCATCGGATAAGCAACATATTgttgcaacaacaaacgCCATGCCGTTATTACCTTCCCCGCATGCAAATATAGATGAATTTGTCCTTGGAGATGTCCGTATATCTATTGAAAAGGCAGATGAACTACACAAGATATTTGTCACCCGACTTCTTCCTTATTTCCCAATAATGCAATCTAACTCAGCTACAGAACTATATTCTCAATCTCAACTTTTATTCTGGACTGTTATCTTGACAGCATCTCTTTCGGATCCTGAGCCAACCATGTACAATAAGCTTTCTTCACTAATCAAACAGTTAGCTATTGAGACATGCTGGATCAGAACTCCAAGATCGACTCATATTTCACAGGCACTATTGATACTCTGCAATTGGCCTTTACCAAATCAGAAGGTGTTAGACGATTGTTCTTACAGATTTGTAGGATTGGCAAAATCTTTGTCTTTCCAATTAGGTTTACATCGTGGTAAGTTCATGACGGAATTTACAAGAACCCAAACGTCAATGCCTGATGCAGAGAAGTGGAGAACAAGAACCTGGCTTGGTATATTCTTCGCAGAACAACTCTGGGCAAGTATATTAGGTCTTCCTCCAACCTCACAGACAGACTACTTGATTGAGAAGGCGAGGTTAGGagacgatgaagatttaCCACCGAGACTTCGGAAATTAATCTGTTTGGCCAATTTCCAGGGCAAACTTTGTAATGTCATGGGATCAAGCGTTATTTCGCCAGATGGGCTTATGGATGCTAGAGAGCGTGCAGGATCATTGGCTATTTTGGAAAGGGAATTAGAAAGATTAGACGTTAAGTTgaagtttgaagaagatgccGCTGTTGAAatttatttcttgtatGTTAAACTAATGATTTGCTGTTTTGCTTTTCTTCCAGAAACTCCCACGGAGGATCAGACAAAATATGTTACTGAGGCATATCTATGTGCCACTAAGATCATTACATTGTTAACCAAGCTACTTGAAACACAACAGTTAATTGAACTTCCAATATACATCAGACATAGTGCAACATATGCCGCATTAGTTTTGTTCAAGTTATACTTGACGCCACTCTTACTGGATAAATATGTTGATTCTGCGCGTCAATCTGTTGTGACTGTTCACAGACTATTCAGAAATCAATTGACAGCATGGGCTACAAGTGTGGAGAATGATATATCCCGTACAGCAAATGTCTTAGAAAAGCTTAATTTCGTCTTGGTTACACACCCTGAAGTGttcattgaagaagatggtaTTATTTCGCGGATGAGATCCCATTTGACCGGTACACTATTCTACGATCTAGTCTGGTGTGTGCAtgaagcaagaagaaggcaaaTGGATCCTAACTACGACGCGGAGAGTGTCAGGCGTAATAAAGAGAAATACTTTAAGAATAGGAGGAAGTTGTATCCATTACCATTTTACAACCAAAtctcaaaagaagatttcgAAACGATTACTCAGACGACACCAGGTGGTACTACTGTTACAACTTTAGTACCAACGAAGAATGCCATTAAGCAAGCCAAGCAACTAGCTAAGTCTCAAGGTGATCAAAATGGACCTGTGACACATATTAACGGTATTCCGCTTTCGATGCTTGACGAGACTGGTAGTGTTAATATTGAAGGTTTGTTTGCTAACGTCAACTTAGATCTTTCTAGGAACAACCAAAACGGTGCCGCCGGTGCTGGCGCTGGCTCTGGACCTCTTGATATTGGAGCAAGACATAATCCTGCTACAGGAATGGCTTCCGGGCCTACGAATCAAGAGAAATCCAATTCTGGTAGCCAGCTGCCTGCTGTGTATGCGGGTGATATTCAGAAGTCAACTGTGGCATCCGCAGCCGGTAACAGCACGGTACAACTTGCGGATGGTAAACCCACTTCAACCGTTCCTGCGACGCTGGCATCATCCGATCCACGTTCTCTGAACCACATGAAGCCATCGTCTTCCATCATGTCCGCGGATCCAAATTCCCTTTTCTCGATGAACAACTCGCTGCAGGCTAACATTCAGCTAAATAAGACGTTGTCTAATGACAGCAACAGTGgtatcaacaacaataccaatatTCCgaatgcaaatgcaaacaCATCTGTGATCAATGCCGATTCTACGACCAATAATGAAAACactaatattaatattaatagCGCTGATGGTAACACAAATGGCAATCTTGGATTGTCTCGTCCATCGGATGCTGCGTACCCGAACATGAATGTATTTTACAACCCTGGGGTATCCGCAAACAACAATGTCAACCCCAACATCTATTCGCCCTCTATGGGCGGACAAGCGCAAAACGTCGCTGGAACCTTGCCCTCTCAGCAAATCACTAGTATGCCTAACGCGAACGTGACTTCCGAGCTGGACGACTTTTTCCTCAGACAGAGCGCTGGATGGATCGAGGGAAATTCCAGTAACGACGATTTCTTGGGATGGTTTGATATTAACATGGCGCCTGAATTTTAA
- the UBP13 gene encoding ubiquitin-specific protease UBP13 — MSTFKKWLGFQQTSSRKSSSSERRSPSHSSVEGPKNGNNVGGAGLDESDGTNGHGSGHAHGHGHSERRVSENSRRESDVRANKQADEDGGDLNGNVNGNGIGVESFGSVKVPSVVSPEVPFGIGATKVFGYENFGNTCYCNSVLQCLYNLTEFRTEILKNPPRDASVPRVRKSSMTGSKPRVFTEASFTPQQPMVFRHAANGTLLSVNNQTLVHGDSNSSSDNHRRGSLKFFKNYTESSASNSSATLACSKTKSAPSSAPGQTTTATQQGSTTASIPAAAASIPIATTTGATGAAAAAATSSASASSSRPVQTVVMPSDPISEKLHENHNKIIVGRTQGTPFQSSACETNNRSNSNSLSDSNSSSSSAIAGLASQTTGTATTSETATAAASNASPSTTGTITASTAVATNSSTAAHKLHNAEPTIEQRKKAALMKGPIVNIDISVADYLSKGEKPTLYSALKDIFECIAENDSPIGVVSPSNFVNILKQENILFSSSMHQDAHEFLNYLLNELSDSLKRLNCFKEGAHEENITFVEDLFKGSLFNSTKCFTCDNITTRDEPFLDFPIEIQEDEEIKIQDILSNYKHRELLTGANKFYCDKCCGLQEAERIVGLKSLPKTLAIHLKRFKYSEVHNCNAKLFNRIHYPLDLTVCSSFDNAVCKDYELNGIVIHMGGGPHHGHYVAICKNDVFGWLLFDDETVESITEETVLKFIGDSQELTTAYVLIYKEASRSSGPAPNYEKSIEHLIKDDEQYRRKSSAKTSDGVLQDVPEEGSNGDSKHHKTKSKLFNFKRSGKT, encoded by the coding sequence ATGTCGACGTTCAAGAAATGGTTAGGGTTTCAACAGACTTCTAGCCGGAAAAGCAGTTCGAGCGAGCGGCGGAGTCCCAGTCATTCTAGCGTTGAGGGACCCAAGAACGGGAATAATGTGGGAGGTGCCGGATTGGATGAGAGTGATGGTACCAATGGTCATGGATCCGGGCATGCGCACGGGCATGGGCATTCAGAGAGGAGAGTAAGTGAGAATAGTAGGCGGGAGAGCGATGTGCGTGCGAACAAACAAGCGGATGAAGATGGAGGAGATTTGAATGGAAATGtaaatggaaatggaattGGCGTTGAAAGCTTCGGTTCGGTTAAGGTACCGAGTGTAGTTTCTCCAGAGGTACCGTTTGGGATCGGGGCAACCAAGGTATTCGGGTACGAGAATTTTGGGAACACCTGCTATTGTAATTCAGTGCTCCAATGTCTATACAATCTAACGGAATTCCGCACCgagattttgaagaatcctCCCAGGGATGCTTCTGTGCCAAGGGTACGCAAATCCTCCATGACTGGGTCCAAACCCCGGGTTTTCACAGAAGCTAGCTTCACGCCACAGCAGCCAATGGTGTTTAGACACGCAGCCAACGGTACTCTCTTGAGTGTTAACAACCAGACTCTGGTCCATGGTGATAGCAACTCGAGTTCCGATAACCATAGGCGTGGTTCgttgaaatttttcaagaattATACAGAGTCTTCTGCTAGCAATAGCTCAGCTACTCTGGCGTgttccaaaacaaaatctgCTCCAAGCTCAGCGCCAGGCCAAACGACTACTGCGACGCAGCAGGGCTCGACAACAGCATCTataccagcagcagcagcatctATACCTATAGCTACGACAACAGGGGCAAcaggagcagcagcagcagcagcaacatcaTCAGCATCCGCGTCATCGTCACGGCCGGTCCAGACAGTAGTAATGCCATCGGACCCCATTTCCGAAAAACTTCACGAAAACCACAACAAAATCATCGTAGGAAGAACACAGGGCACGCCTTTCCAATCATCCGCGTGTGAGACTAATAATAGATCAAACTCAAACTCTTTGTCAGACTCAAACtcgtcgtcatcttctGCAATAGCCGGTCTAGCTTCGCAGACGACGggaacagcaacaacatcagAAACAGCCACTGCAGCTGCAAGTAATGCATCGCCATCTACCACTGGGACAATAACAGCATCAACTGCGGTGGCTACAAATTCATCGACGGCTGCGCATAAACTCCATAATGCCGAACCTACAATCGAGCAGAGGAAAAAAGCGGCGTTAATGAAAGGCCCAATTGTGAATATTGATATAAGCGTCGCAGATTACCTTTCAAAGGGTGAAAAACCAACTTTGTACTCCGCTTTGAAGGATATTTTCGAATGCATCGCAGAAAATGATTCCCCAATTGGTGTCGTGTCCCCTTCAAATTTCgtgaatattttgaaacaaGAGAATATTTTATTCAGTTCTTCAATGCATCAGGATGCCCACGAGTTTTTGAACTACTTATTGAATGAATTGAGCGATTCTCTTAAACGCCTAAACTGCTTTAAGGAGGGTGCGcatgaagaaaatattacttttgttgaagatctATTCAAGGGGTCTTTGTTCAACAGCACAAAATGCTTCACATGTGATAATATAACAACAAGAGATGAACCATTTTTAGATTTCCCAATTGAAATACaggaagatgaagaaatcaaaattcAGGACATTCTGAGCAACTACAAACATCGTGAACTATTAACGGGCGCTAATAAATTTTACTGTGATAAGTGCTGTGGATTACAGGAAGCTGAAAGAATAGTTGGATTGAAGTCTTTGCCCAAAACTTTGGCAATACATTTGAAGAGATTCAAATATTCGGAAGTTCACAATTGTAATGCCAAGCTTTTCAATAGAATTCATTACCCATTGGATTTGACAGTGTGTTCAAGTTTTGACAATGCCGTTTGTAAGGATTATGAACTTAATGGAATTGTTATTCATATGGGAGGAGGACCACATCATGGTCATTACGTCGCAATTTGCAAAAACGACGTTTTCGGATGGCTATTATTTGATGACGAAACAGTAGAGTCCATTACGGAGGAAACAGTTCTAAAATTCATCGGCGATTCTCAGGAGCTAACCACCGCCTATGTCCTTATTTACAAGGAGGCATCACGCAGCTCGGGACCGGCTCCGAACTACGAAAAAAGTATAGAACACTTAATAAAGGATGACGAACAATACAGGAGAAAATCATCAGCAAAAACAAGCGACGGAGTGCTACAGGATGTACCCGAAGAAGGTAGTAACGGGGACTCGAAACATCATAAAACCAAATCAAAGttattcaattttaaaAGAAGTGGAAAAACGTAG
- the PRS4 gene encoding ribose-phosphate diphosphokinase, with amino-acid sequence MCENMSTNSIKLLAGNSHPDLAERIAKKLGLPLANIGVYQYSNQETSVTIGESIRDEDVYIIQTGTGEQEINDFLMELLIMIHACRTASARRITAVIPNFPYARQDKKDKSRAPITAKLVAQMLETAGCDHVITMDLHASQIQGFFHIPVDNLYAEPSVLHYIRHNTDIDNAILVSPDAGGAKRVASLADKLDLNFALIHKERQKANEVSRMVLVGDVTGKSCLLIDDMADTCGTLVKASETLLEHGAKEVLAIVTHGIFSGSAEQKLNNSRLSRIVCTNTVPVDLDINILDQIDISPTLAEAIRRLHNGESVSYLFTHAAI; translated from the coding sequence atGTGCGAGAATATGTCTACCAATAGCATCAAATTACTTGCGGGAAACTCACACCCAGACTTAGCTGAGCGTATTGCGAAGAAGCTAGGGTTGCCTTTAGCAAATATCGGAGTTTACCAGTACTCAAACCAGGAAACATCAGTTACTATCGGAGAGAGTATACGTGACGAAGATGTGTACATCATTCAGACAGGTACAGGTGAACAGGAGATCAACGACTTCCTCATGGAGCTTTTGATTATGATTCATGCGTGTAGAACAGCATCGGCCAGGAGGATTACAGCTGTCATTCCTAATTTCCCATATGCAAGACAGGATAAGAAAGACAAGTCACGTGCGCCCATCACTGCTAAACTTGTAGCACAAATGTTAGAAACAGCTGGATGTGATCATGTAATTACTATGGACTTGCATGCTTCACAGATTCAAGGTTTCTTCCATATTCCGGTTGATAACTTGTATGCGGAGCCAAGTGTGTTACATTACATTCGTCACAATACTGACATTGACAACGCAATTTTAGTATCTCCTGATGCTGGTGGTGCCAAAAGAGTGGCCTCTTTGGCAGACAAACTCGATCTAAATTTTGCTTTGATTCATAAGGAAAGACAAAAGGCCAATGAAGTTTCTCGCATGGTTCTTGTTGGTGATGTGACAGGTAAAAGTTGTTTATTAATTGACGATATGGCTGATACCTGTGGTACGTTAGTAAAGGCGTCTGAAACTCTTTTAGAGCATGGTgcaaaagaagttcttgCCATTGTTACCCATGGTATCTTTTCTGGTTCGGCAGAgcaaaaattaaataataGCAGACTCTCAAGAATCGTTTGCACAAATACTGTCCCAGTTGATTTAGACATTAATATCCTAGACCAAATTGACATTAGTCCCACGCTTGCCGAGGCAATTAGGAGATTACACAATGGAGAAAGTGTCTCATACTTATTTACCCATGCAGCAATATAG
- the UBC6 gene encoding E2 ubiquitin-conjugating protein UBC6 — translation MASIQANKRLTKEYKNIVNNPPPYIVAAPHEDNILEWHYVITGPPETPYENGQYHGTLTFPSDYPFNPPAIRMITPNGRFTENTRLCLSMSDYHPEAWNPAWSVVTILNGLLSFMTGDEQTTGSISTSDREKRILAKKSKYFNTYKNVKFKNMFPDMVESNIEDLEKEAAMEAQSKMLQQKEESDAQKFAAEKATSLDDISDPEDRVRIQELLKLETEKKRENKDVRENSSIKSLLCLALAIAIFFVGLIMK, via the coding sequence ATGGCTAGTATACAGGCTAATAAAAGGTTAACCAAAGAGTACAAAAATATTGTGAACAACCCCCCTCCATATATTGTCGCTGCTCCTCATGAAGATAATATTTTAGAATGGCATTATGTGATTACTGGTCCACCAGAAACTCCATACGAGAATGGTCAATACCACGGGACATTAACTTTCCCTTCGGATTATCCTTTTAACCCTCCAGCGATCCGTATGATTACACCAAATGGGAGATTCACAGAGAACACAAGACTTTGTCTCTCAATGAGTGACTATCACCCAGAAGCATGGAACCCAGCATGGTCTGTGGTTACTATTTTGAACGGGTTGTTGAGTTTTATGACCGGAGATGAGCAAACTACAGGGTCGATATCGACTTCTGACAGAGAGAAACGGATCCTTGCTAAGAAATCGAAATATTTCAACACTTATAAGAATGTTAAATTCAAGAACATGTTTCCCGATATGGTAGAATCGAATATTGAGGACTTAGAGAAGGAGGCAGCGATGGAGGCGCAGTCTAAGATGCTGCAACAAAAGGAGGAAAGCGATGCTCAGAAATTTGCTGCTGAAAAGGCCACCTCACTCGATGATATCTCGGATCCTGAGGATAGAGTAAGAATTCAGGAGCTCTTAAAGCTAGAGACCGAAAAAAAGCGCGAGAATAAAGATGTTCGCGAGAACAGTAGCATAAAATCCCTGCTTTGTCTGGCATTAGCAATAGCGATTTTCTTTGTAGGATTGATAATGAAATAA